The Algoriphagus sp. TR-M9 genome has a window encoding:
- a CDS encoding rhomboid family intramembrane serine protease yields MNLSITVVIIILTAITSFYGINNPAFLERWMFTPYKIKRNQEWDRFVTSGFIHKDYIHLFFNMFTFYFFGGVVEQVLSYKFGSILGGVVFVFFYILAIIISDLPTYFKNKDNSYYRALGASGGTAATVFASIIIMPLSDICLFGILCLPGFILGILFLLYSYFKGKNQDDAINHDAHLFGALFGIFFILAIAPESASSFLNQILSYKPF; encoded by the coding sequence ATGAATTTATCCATTACTGTAGTCATCATCATCCTGACTGCCATTACTAGTTTTTACGGTATCAACAACCCTGCATTCCTAGAACGCTGGATGTTTACCCCTTACAAAATCAAAAGGAATCAGGAATGGGACAGATTTGTCACCTCGGGTTTTATTCACAAAGACTATATCCACTTATTCTTCAACATGTTCACCTTCTACTTCTTTGGGGGCGTGGTGGAGCAAGTGTTGAGCTATAAATTTGGGTCCATCTTAGGAGGTGTTGTATTCGTGTTTTTCTATATTTTGGCGATCATAATTTCAGATCTTCCGACCTATTTCAAAAATAAAGACAACAGCTACTACAGAGCTCTAGGGGCATCAGGAGGCACTGCAGCTACCGTGTTTGCAAGCATCATCATCATGCCCTTGTCAGACATCTGCCTGTTTGGTATTCTATGCCTTCCAGGGTTTATTTTGGGGATTCTCTTTTTGCTATATTCTTATTTTAAAGGCAAAAATCAGGACGATGCGATCAACCATGACGCGCATTTATTCGGAGCCTTATTCGGGATATTTTTTATCCTGGCCATTGCTCCGGAAAGTGCCAGC
- a CDS encoding polyprenyl synthetase family protein yields MTKRSHAPALLGKLETFIQNLPEEIGMGNNPKELYDPITYILGLDGKRIRPLLSLLAYGIYADKPDQILSQAAAVEVFHNFTLMHDDIMDNAPLRRGRDAVHVKWNRNIAILSGDVMLVKAYDLLLATGPEHLQVILKSFNKTASEVCEGQQLDMNFESERHVNEADYLTMIRLKTAVLLGFALKLGATLAGAEEQDAQKLYDFGVNVGVGFQLKDDLLDVFADQEKFGKQVGGDIISNKKTFLLIKALELATGEEARLLNHWLDKSQFDKEEKVAAIKGIYERLGIRKLTETKMNSFFEEGFAQLDTIKYNNEDYYLELRQITEELIHREK; encoded by the coding sequence ATGACAAAAAGAAGCCACGCGCCCGCGCTGTTAGGTAAACTAGAGACCTTTATCCAAAACCTCCCAGAGGAAATCGGGATGGGTAACAACCCCAAAGAACTTTATGATCCCATTACCTATATTTTAGGCTTAGACGGCAAGAGAATCAGGCCTCTGCTCAGTTTGCTAGCCTATGGTATCTACGCAGATAAGCCGGATCAAATCCTAAGCCAAGCAGCGGCGGTAGAAGTCTTTCACAATTTCACACTGATGCATGATGACATCATGGACAATGCCCCGCTGCGTAGAGGCAGAGATGCTGTCCATGTGAAGTGGAATCGGAATATCGCCATTCTCTCCGGGGACGTGATGCTGGTCAAGGCATACGACTTATTGCTGGCTACAGGCCCCGAGCATCTCCAAGTAATCCTTAAGTCCTTTAACAAAACAGCCTCTGAGGTTTGTGAAGGCCAGCAGCTAGATATGAATTTCGAATCTGAAAGACATGTCAATGAAGCCGATTACCTGACCATGATTCGTCTCAAAACCGCTGTTTTATTAGGTTTTGCCCTAAAGCTAGGAGCCACTTTAGCAGGAGCCGAAGAGCAAGATGCCCAAAAACTCTATGATTTTGGAGTAAATGTAGGCGTAGGATTTCAGCTCAAAGATGACCTGCTGGATGTATTTGCAGATCAGGAAAAATTTGGCAAACAGGTAGGTGGAGATATCATTTCCAATAAAAAAACCTTCTTACTGATCAAAGCTTTGGAACTAGCTACCGGCGAGGAAGCCAGGTTACTGAATCACTGGCTGGACAAATCGCAATTTGACAAGGAGGAAAAAGTAGCAGCTATAAAAGGCATCTATGAAAGGCTGGGAATCCGCAAACTGACTGAAACAAAAATGAACTCATTCTTCGAAGAGGGATTTGCGCAGCTCGACACCATCAAATACAACAATGAAGACTACTACCTGGAACTCCGACAAATCACTGAGGAGCTGATCCATCGAGAAAAATAA